A genome region from Zootoca vivipara chromosome 11, rZooViv1.1, whole genome shotgun sequence includes the following:
- the S1PR3 gene encoding sphingosine 1-phosphate receptor 3, with protein MEMVSTQPSVQEFEGMDPLIRRHYNFTGKLFRGKEKSLTTIILLIVCSFIILENLMVLIAIWKNNKFHNRMYFFIGNLALCDLLAGIVYKVNILMSGNKTMSLSAQIWFIREGSMFVALGASTFSLLAIAIERHLTMIKMRPYDANKKYRVFLLIGTCWLISVSLGALPILGWNCVADLADCSTILPLYSKRYVAFCITIFIAILVAIVLLYARIYILVKSSSRNVTNHNNSERSMALLRTVVIVVGVFIACWLPLFILLLVDVACKVKECPILYEVHGFIALAVLNSAMNPVIYTLASKEMRRAFFRLVCGCLVKTSATTSLPVQPTPDQSRSKSSSSNAQKPKDEHPQTNGSPGLAEKNESSFHNGNCCK; from the coding sequence ATGGAAATGGTGAGCACACAACCTTCTGTTCAAGAATTTGAAGGGATGGACCCTCTGATACGCCGCCATTACAACTTCACGGGGAAGCTCTTCcgaggaaaagaaaaaagcctgaCGACCATTATCCTTCTAATTGTCTGCAGCTTCATCATCCTGGAGAACTTGATGGTGCTGATCGCCATCTGGAAGAACAACAAGTTTCACAACCGCATGTATTTTTTCATTGGCAACCTGGCCCTCTGTGATCTGCTGGCTGGGATAGTTTACAAAGTAAACATCTTGATGTCGGGAAACAAGACCATGAGCTTGTCTGCCCAGATTTGGTTTATCCGAGAAGGCAGCATGTTTGTGGCCCTGGGGGCTTCCACATTCAGCTTATTAGCGATCGCCATCGAGAGGCATTTGACAATGATCAAAATGAGGCCGTACGATGCCAATAAGAAGTACAGGGTCTTTTTGCTCATTGGAACTTGCTGGCTTATCTCAGTTTCCCTGGGCGCCTTGCCAATCCTTGGCTGGAATTGTGTTGCGGACTTAGCTGACTGTTCCACCATTTTGCCGCTCTATTCCAAAAGGTATGTGGCCTTTTGCATCACCATCTTCATAGCAATCTTGGTGGCCATTGTCCTCCTCTACGCCCGGATCTACATCTTGGTGAAGTCCAGCAGCCGCAACGTCACCAACCACAACAATTCGGAGAGGTCCATGGCTTTGCTCCGGACAGTCGTGATTGTGGTCGGGGTTTTCATCGCTTGCTGGTTGCCGCTGTTTATCTTGTTGCTGGTCGACGTGGCCTGCAAAGTGAAAGAATGCCCCATTTTGTACGAAGTGCACGGGTTCATTGCCTTGGCGGTCCTCAATTCAGCCATGAACCCCGTCATCTACACCCTGGCAAGCAAAGAAATGCGGCGGGCTTTCTTCCGCCTCGTCTGCGGCTGCTTGGTGAAGACCAGCGCCACCACGTCGCTGCCTGTCCAGCCCACCCCAGATCAGAGTCGCAGCAagtccagcagcagcaatgcacaGAAACCGAAGGACGAACACCCACAGACTAACGGCTCGCCAGGTTTAGCGGAAAAGAACGAATCGTCATTTCATAATGGGAATTGCTGCAAATGA